The Euwallacea fornicatus isolate EFF26 chromosome 3, ASM4011564v1, whole genome shotgun sequence genome has a segment encoding these proteins:
- the para gene encoding sodium channel protein para isoform X4 has product MSVASDSFSEEERSLFRPFTRESLATIEARIAEEHAKQKELEKKRAEGEIRYEDEDEDEGPQPDQTLEQGLPLPARLQGSFPQELASTPLEDIDPFYSNQMTFVVVSKGKDIFRFSATNALWILDPFNPIRRVAIYILVHPLFSLFIITTILVNCILMIMPTTPTVESTEVIFTGIYTFESAVKVMARGFILQPFTYLRDAWNWLDFVVIALAYVTMGIDLGNLAALRTFRVLRALKTVAIVPGLKTIVGAVIESVKNLRDVIILTMFSLSVFALMGLQIYMGVLTQKCIKNFPTDGSWGNLTAENWEQFNQNKSNWYFDEDKGEIPLCGNSSGAGQCRPGYTCLQGYGDNPNYGYTNFDTFGWAFLSAFRLMTQDYWENLYQLVLRSAGPWHMLFFIVIIFLGSFYLVNLILAIVAMSYDELQKKAEEEEAAEEEAIREAEKAAIAKQNRADARAAAAEAARQDAAGRGGGGGGGGGAGSTDIVKSPSDFSCHSYELFVNQPKGQDDNNKEKMSIRSEGLDSVSEQRRIPTNFNKIRKVSAASLSLPGSPFNLRRGSRGSHQFTARNNRRMGAPPGERKPLVLSTYLDAQEHLPYADDSNAVTPMSEENGAMVVPMYYANLGSRHSSYTSHASRMSYTSHADLLGGFGSNGKQVLTKEFRLMHRSLRNGPAMNPNNFLEHSRRPKMGDYDGPTSQISETVKALDNPFIECMNQKQTIVDMKDVMVLNDIIEQAAGREMIDEQGVAYYFSATNEAQEEEDEPTLKEKLLENALKLIDMFCVWDCCYCWLQIQKYVSLVVFDPFVELFITLCIVVNTLFMALDHHNMDPDLEKALKSGNYFFTATFMIEATLKLIAMSPKYYFQEGWNIFDFIIVALSLLELGLEGVQGLSVLRSFRLLRVFKLAKSWPTLNLLISIMGRTMGALGNLTFVLCIIIFIFAVMGMQLFGKNYWDNVDRFPDHSMPRWNFTDFMHSFMIVFRVLCGEWIESMWDCMLVGDVSCIPFFLATVVIGNLVVLNLFLALLLSNFGSSSLSAPAGADNDTNKIAEAFDRIGRVINWIKSNCTHFAKLLRFKLTNQISDQPSDTRGGNLDIQDDDIIADGMIFKDKKSSKDKLEVTIGEGMEFTIHGDIIKQNIKRGKHMNNINNLAKTIGNSIFDHRDFIGHLDDDEISNKSYGSHKNRFKEDSHKGSADILEDQEEKRDASKEELGINEEMDEEECDCQEQLDEDLIMDGATEDIIQDEYSADCFPESCYKKFPFLAGDEDSPFWQGWGNLRYKTFQLIENKYFETAVITMILLSSLALALEDVHLSQRPILQDILYYMDRIFTVIFFFEMLIKWLALGFQKYFTNAWCWLDFVIVMVSLINFIASLCGAGGIQAFKTMRTLRALRPLRAMSRMQGMRVVVNALVQAIPSIFNVLLVCLIFWLIFAIMGVQLFAGKYHKCVDNNKTTLSWEIIPDFNACKAENYSWDNSPMNFDHVGKAYLCLFQVATFKGWIQIMNDAIDSRELLKQPIRETNIYMYLYFVFFIIFGSFFTLNLFIGVIIDNFNEQKKKIRGSLEMFMTEDQKKYYNAMKKMGSKKPMKAIPRPRWKPQAIVFEIVTNKKFDMIIMLFIGLNMLTMTMDHYQQKETFTKVLDYLNMIFIVIFTTECLMKCFALRYHYFTEPWNLFDLVVVILSILGLVLSDIIEKYFVSPTLLRVVRVAKVGRVLRLVKGAKGIRTLLFALAMSLPALFNICLLLFLVMFIFAIFGMSFFMHVKDKSGLDDVYNFKTFGQSMILLFQMSTSAGWDGVLDGIINEEDCKQPDNEIGETGNCGNSTIGIAFLLSYLVISFLIVINMYIAVILENYSQATEDVQEGLTDDDYDMYYEIWQQFDPDGTQYIRYDQLSDFLDVLEPPLQIHKPNKYKIVSMDIPICKGDLMYCVDILDALTKDFFARKGNAIDETAELSEVQPKPSEVGYEQVSSTLWRQREEYCARLIQNAWRKHKRLQGATDQSGDEDGELGEDGEGEEEHEARQTAVLVERNGHKVVIHSRTPSISSKSAEV; this is encoded by the exons ATGTCCGTCGCCTCTGACTCGTTCTCTGAGGAAGAGCGCAGCTTATTCCGTCCATTCACGCGCGAATCATTGGCCACCATCGAAGCTCGCATTGCCGAAGAACATGCCAAACAGAAAGAGCTCGAAAAGAAGAGAGCTGAGGGGGAA ATTCGGTATGAAGACGAGGACGAAGATGAAGGACCCCAGCCGGATCAAACCCTAGAGCAAGGGCTGCCCCTACCGGCACGGCTCCAGGGTAGTTTTCCACAAGAACTTGCAAGCACTCCTCTTGAGGACATCGATCCTTTTTATAGCAACCAAATG ACATTCGTAGTAGTTAGCAAAGGAAAGGATATATTTCGATTTAGCGCAACAAATGCTCTCTGGATACTGGATCCTTTTAACCCAATCCGTCGAGTTGCCATTTACATCCTAGTTCATcctttattttcactttttataaTTACAACTATTTTAGTCAATTGCATACTCATGATCATGCCAACTACTCCAACGGTAGAATCAACAGA aGTGATATTCACGGGTATCTATACTTTCGAATCAGCTGTGAAGGTGATGGCAAGAGGATTTATTCTTCAACCGTTCACCTACCTTAGAGATGCATGGAACTGGCTCGACTTCGTAGTCATAGCTTTAGC TTACGTCACCATGGGTATTGACCTAGGAAATCTAGCTGCCTTAAGAACATTTAGGGTACTTCGAGCCCTAAAAACTGTTGCCATTGTGCCCG GTTTGAAGACCATTGTAGGTGCCGTGATAGAATCTGTAAAAAATCTGCGTGATGTGATaattttaaccatgttttCCCTTTCTGTTTTCGCTCTTATGGGTTTACAAATTTATATGGGTGTGCTGACCCAAAAATGTATAAAGAATTTTCCTACCGACGGTTCTTGGGGTAACCTTACTGCAGAGAATTGGGAGCAGTTCAACCAAAATAAAT CTAACTGGTATTTCGATGAAGACAAAGGAGAAATACCCCTTTGCGGTAACTCGTCGGGTGCTGGGCAATGCAGACCGGGTTACACTTGCTTGCAAGGTTATGGCGATAATCCAAATTATGGTTACACAAATTTCGACACCTTCGGGTGGGCTTTTCTATCTGCCTTTAGGTTAATGACACAAGACTACTGGGAAAATTTATATCAATTG GTTCTCAGATCCGCTGGTCCTTGGCACATGCTATTTTTTAtcgtaataatatttttgggatCATTTTATTTAGTGAATCTAATCTTAGCTATAGTAGCGATGTCCTACGATGAATTGCAAAAGAAAGCTGAGGAAGAAGAGGCAGCCGAAGAGGAAGCAATAAGA GAGGCAGAAAAGGCGGCAATAGCAAAACAAAACCGGGCGGATGCAAGAGCTGCGGCAGCAGAAGCCGCGAGGCAAGACGCCGCAGGACGTGgaggtggtggtggtggtggtggtggtgccGGCAGTACTGACATCGTTAAGTCGCCGTCGGATTTCTCTTGTCACAGTTACGAGCTGTTCGTTAATCAACCAAAAGGGCAAGATGACAATAACAAGGAAAAAATGAGCATCAGATCGGAAGGATTAGATTCTGTGAGTGAGCAGAGAAGAATACCCACtaatttcaacaagattcgGAAAGTCAGCGCT GCAAGTCTGAGTCTGCCGGGGTCTCCCTTCAATCTGCGCAGAGGATCTAGAGGATCCCACCAGTTTACTGCGCGAAACAACCGACGAATGGGAGCGCCCCCTGGCGAACGAAAACCGTTAGTGCTTTCCACCTATCTTGATGCGCAGGAACATCTACCATACGCAGACGATTCCAATGCTGTTACACCTATGAGTGAAGAGAATGGGGCTATGGTGGTTCCCATGTATTACGCTAATCTAG GTTCGCGTCATTCATCTTACACATCACACGCTTCACGGATGTCCTACACTTCACACGCAGATCTTTTGGGAGGATTTGGTAGTAACGGCAAACAAGTTCTAACGAAAGAGTTTCGATTGATGCACCGATCTTTGAGGAATGGACCAGCGATGAAcccaaataattttctggAACATTCTCGAAGACCAAAAATGGGGGATTAT GATGGACCAACTAGCCAAATAAGTGAAACAGTGAAGGCCCTTGACAATCCTTTTATCGAATGCATGAATCAAAAGCAAACTATTGTTGATATGAAAG ATGTTATGGTTTTGAATGATATCATCGAACAGGCGGCCGGGAGGGAGATGATAGATGAGCAGGGAG TGGCTTATTATTTCTCAGCAACTAATGAGGCACAGGAGGAGGAAGACGAGCCCACCTTGAAGGAAAAGCTGCTGGAAAATGCCTTAAAACTTATCGACATGTTCTGTGTATGGGACTGCTGTTATTGCTGGTTACAGATTCAGAAATATGTTAGCTTAGTGGTATTCGACCCTTTTGTTGAACTCTTCATTACACTTTGCATAGTTGTAAACACGTTGTTTATGGCTCTGGACCACCACAACATGGATCCTGATCTGGAGAAGGCGCTGAAAAGCGGCAATTAT TTCTTTACAGCAACCTTCATGATTGAGGCTACACTGAAACTCATAGCGATGAGTCCGAAGTATTACTTCCAGGAAGGATGGAACATCTTCGACTTCATCATCGTAGCTTTATCTTTACTAGAATTAGGGCTGGAAGGAGTTCAAGGACTTTCAGTATTACGTTCCTTTAGATTG CTTAGGGTATTCAAATTAGCTAAATCATGGCCGACACTAAACTTGCTGATATCTATAATGGGCAGAACTATGGGTGCCTTGGGTAATCTGACTTTTGTGTTATGTATTATCATATTTATATTCGCCGTGATGGGTATGCAACTGTTTGGAAAGAACTATTGGG ATAATGTGGATCGTTTCCCTGACCACTCGATGCCTAGATGGAATTTCACAGATTTCATGCACTCATTCATGATAGTGTTCAGAGTATTATGCGGTGAATGGATTGAGTCCATGTGGGATTGCATGCTTGTTGGGGATGTTTCCTGCATCCCATTCTTCTTAGCCACGGTAGTCATTGGAAATCTTGTG GTACTCAACCTCTTCTTGGCCTTGCTCTTGAGCAATTTCGGTTCATCAAGTCTCTCAGCACCTGCAGGCGCAGACAACGATACCAATAAAATTGCTGAAGCTTTCGATAGAATAGGCAGAGTTATAAATTGGATTAAATCCAACTGTACGCACTTCGCGAAACTGTTGAGATTTAAGCTCACCAACCAGATATCCGATCAGCCGTCAG ACACCAGAGGAGGAAACCTCGACATCCAAGACGACGACATTATAGCAGATGGCATGATATTCAAAGACAAGAAATCTTCCAAAGATAAACTAGAAGTTACCATAGGAGAGGGCATGGAGTTTACGATTCACGGAGATATCatcaaacaaaatattaaaagggGCAAACATATGAACAATATTAACAACCTGGCAAAAACAATTGGGAATTCAATTTTCGACCACAGAGACTTTATTGGACACTTGGACGATGACGAGATTAGCAATAAGTCTTATGGCAGCCATAAAAACAGGTTCAAAGAAGATAGTCACAAAGGAAGTGCCGATATATTGGAGGATCAGGAGGAGAAGAGGGACGCCAGTAAAGAGGAGTTAGGAATTAATGAag AAATGGATGAAGAAGAATGTGACTGCCAAGAACAACTGGATGAAGATTTAATAATGGACGGGGCCACCGAGGACATAATCCAAGATGAATACTCAGCAGACTGTTTTCCTGAAAGCTGTTACAAGAAGTTCCCATTCCTAGCCGGCGATGAGGATTCTCCTTTTTGGCAAGGCTGGGGCAACCTACGATACAAAACGTTCCAActtattgaaaacaaatatttcgaaaCTGCTGTGATCACCATGATTCTCCTAAGTAGTCTCGCTTTGGCTCTGGAGGACGTCCACTTATCCCAGAGACCAATCCTGCAAGACATCCTCTATTACATGGACAGAATATTCACTGTCATCTTCTTCTTTGAAATGTTGATCAAGTGGCTTGCCTTAGGTTTCCAGAAATATTTCACTAACGCTTGGTGTTGGCTCGATTTCGTCATAGTGATGGTCTCACTTATTAACTTCATTGCTTCCTTATGCGGAGCCGGAGGCATTCAAGCTTTCAAAACTATGAGAACTCTCAGAGCTTTGAGGCCCTTGAGGGCCATGTCGAGGATGCAGGGCATGAGG GTGGTAGTAAACGCCCTAGTTCAAGCCATACCTTCCATCTTCAACGTATTGCTTGTATGCTTGATATTTTGGCTAATATTCGCGATCATGGGGGTACAGCTATTCGCAGGAAAATACCATAAG TGTGTTGACAACAACAAAACCACCTTAAGTTGGGAAATTATTCCGGATTTCAACGCTTGCAAAGCTGAAAACTATAGCTGGGACAATTCGCCCATGAATTTTGACCACGTGGGCAAAGCCTATCTATGCTTGTTCCAAGTGGCTACTTTCAAAGGGTGGATTCAGATTATGAATGACGCGATTGATTCTCGAGAG ttattaaaaCAACCAATAAGGGAGACCAACATCTACATGTACCTCTACTTCGTGTTCTTCATCATTTTTGGATCGTTCTTCACTCTTAACCTGTTTATAGGAGTAATTATCGACAACTTCAATGAACAGAAAAAGAagataa GAGGATCTCTGGAGATGTTCATGACTGAAGACCAGAAGAAATACTACAATGCAATGAAGAAGATGGGATCTAAGAAGCCAATGAAAGCAATCCCGAGACCACGG TGGAAACCGCAAGCAATAGTGTTTGAAATAGTGACAAATAAGAAGTTTGACATGATAATCATGTTGTTTATAGGACTAAATATGTTAACAATGACAATGGATCATTACcaacaaaaagaaacatttacCAAAGTGTTGGACTATCTGAACATGATCTTCATAGTTATATTTACTACAGAGTGCCTCATGAAATGTTTCGCTTTGCGTTATCACTATTTTACCGAGCCTTGGAACTTGTTCGATCTAGTAGttgtaattttatcaattcTCGGACTAGTGCTCAGTGACATTATCGAAAAATACTTCGTGTCACCAACGCTGCTTAGGGTGGTAAGAGTGGCGAAAGTCGGTCGAGTACTTCGATTAGTCAAAGGAGCTAAAGGAATCCGCACCCTGCTGTTCGCACTCGCCATGTCGTTACCTGCGCTATTCAACATCTGTTTGCTGCTTTTCCTGGTTATGTTCATCTTTGCCATCTTCGGCATGTCGTTCTTTATGCACGTCAAGGATAAGAGTGGACTCGATGATGTCTATAATTTCAAGACTTTCGGACAATCCATGATCTTACTTTTTCAG ATGTCCACATCTGCAGGTTGGGATGGGGTCCTAGATGGTATAATCAACGAAGAAGACTGTAAGCAGCCTGACAACGAGATCGGCGAAACTGGCAACTGCGGCAACTCGACCATAGGAATAGCGTTCCTCTTGAGCTACTTGGTGATATCCTTCTTGATAGTAATCAACATGTATATCGCCGTGATCTTGGAAAATTATTCTCAAGCCACCGAGGATGTCCAGGAAGGATTGACCGACGACGACTACGATATGTATTATGAAATCTGGCAGCAGTTCGATCCAGACGGGACGCAATATATCCGCTACGATCAGTTATCAGATTTTCTGGATGTGTTGGAGCCGCCATTGCAGATCCACAAGccaaataaatacaaaatagtGTCCATGGATATTCCCATCTGCAAAGGCGACCTGATGTATTGTGTGGATATTCTGGACGCCTTGACCAAGGACTTCTTTGCTAGGAAAGGAAATGCGATTGATGAGACTGCCGAGTTGAGCGAGGTGCAACCAAAGCCAAGCGAGGTTGGGTACGAACAAGTTAGTTCCACTTTGTGGAGACAGCGGGAGGAGTATTGCGCCAGGCTGATTCAGAACGCTTGGAGGAAGCATAAAAGACTTCAAGGAGCTACCGATCAGTCCGGAGACGAAGACGGTGAACTTGGGGAAGATGGGGAAGGTGAAGAGGAACACGAGGCACGCCAAACGGCAGTTTTAGTGGAACGAAATGGACATAAAGTGGTAATTCATAGTCGGACACCAAGTATAAGCTCAAAATCGGCAGAAGTGTGA